The Parambassis ranga chromosome 1, fParRan2.1, whole genome shotgun sequence genome includes a region encoding these proteins:
- the LOC114431891 gene encoding histone H2B 1/2, with amino-acid sequence MPEPAKSAPKKGSKKAVTKTAGKGGKKKRKTRKESYAIYVYKVLKQVHPDTGISSKAMSIMNSFVNDIFERIASEASRLAHYNKRSTITSREIQTAVRLLLPGELAKHAVSEGTKAVTKYTSSK; translated from the coding sequence ATGCCTGAACCCGCCAAGTCTGCGCCCAAGAAGGGCTCCAAGAAAGCCGTGACCAAGACCGCCGGCAAAGGaggcaagaagaagagaaagaccaGGAAGGAGAGCTACGCCATCTACGTGTACAAAGTCTTGAAGCAGGTGCACCCTGATACCGGCATCTCCTCCAAGGCCATGAGCATCATGAACTCCTTCGTGAACGACATCTTTGAGCGCATCGCCTCCGAGGCTTCTCGTCTGGCTCACTACAACAAGCGCTCCACCATCACTTCCAGGGAGATCCAGACCGccgtcaggctgctgctgcccggTGAGCTGGCTAAGCACGCCGTGTCTGAGGGCACCAAGGCCGTCACCAAGTACACCAGCTCCAagtaa
- the LOC114431901 gene encoding histone H4 isoform X1, with translation MSGRGKGGKGLGKGGAKRHRKVLRDNIQGITKPAIRRLARRGGVKRISGLIYEETRGVLKVFLENVIRDAVTYTEHAKRKTVTAMDVVYALKRQGRTLYGFGG, from the coding sequence ATGAGTGGACGTGGCAAAGGAGGAAAAGGACTCGGTAAGGGAGGCGCCAAGCGTCACCGTAAAGTCCTCCGTGATAACATCCAGGGAATCACCAAGCCCGCTATCCGCCGCCTGGCTCGCCGTGGTGGAGTGAAGCGTATCTCTGGTCTGATCTACGAGGAGACCCGCGGTGTGCTGAAGGTCTTCCTGGAGAACGTGATCCGTGACGCCGTCACCTACACCGAGCACGCCAAGAGGAAGACTGTGACCGCCATGGATGTGGTGTATGCTCTGAAGAGGCAGGGACGCACTCTGTACGGCTTCGGCGGTTAA
- the LOC114435461 gene encoding histone H2B 1/2: MPEPAKSAPKKGSKKAVTKTAGKGGKKKRKTRKESYAIYVYKVLKQVHPDTGISSKAMSIMNSFVNDIFERIASEASRLAHYNKRSTITSREIQTAVRLLLPGELAKHAVSEGTKAVTKYTSSK; encoded by the coding sequence ATGCCTGAACCCGCCAAGTCTGCGCCCAAGAAGGGCTCCAAGAAAGCCGTGACCAAGACCGCCGGCAAAGGaggcaagaagaagagaaagaccaGGAAGGAGAGCTACGCCATCTACGTGTACAAAGTCTTGAAGCAGGTGCACCCTGATACCGGTATCTCCTCCAAGGCCATGAGCATCATGAACTCCTTTGTGAACGACATCTTTGAGCGCATCGCCTCCGAGGCCTCTCGTCTGGCTCACTACAACAAGCGCTCCACCATCACTTCCAGGGAGATCCAGACCGccgtcaggctgctgctgcccggTGAGCTGGCTAAGCACGCCGTGTCTGAGGGCACCAAGGCCGTCACCAAGTACACCAGCTCCAagtaa
- the LOC114431883 gene encoding histone H2A, which produces MSGRGKTGGKARAKAKTRSSRAGLQFPVGRVHRLLRKGNYGERVGAGAPVYLAAVLEYLTAEILELAGNAARDNKKTRIIPRHLQLAVRNDEELNKLLGGVTIAQGGVLPNIQAVLLPKKTEKPVKAK; this is translated from the coding sequence ATGAGTGGACGTGGAAAGACCGGTGGCAAAGCCAGAGCTAAGGCCAAGACCCGCTCCTCCCGTGCAGGGCTGCAGTTCCCCGTGGGTCGTGTCCACAGGCTGCTGCGTAAAGGTAACTATGGAGAGCGTGTGGGTGCCGGCGCTCCCGTCTACCTGGCGGCTGTGCTGGAGTACCTGACCGCTGAGATCCTGGAGCTGGCTGGAAACGCTGCCCGCGACAACAAGAAGACCCGTATCATCCCCCGTCACCTGCAGCTGGCTGTGCGCAACGACGAGgagctcaacaagctgctgggcgGAGTGACCATCGCTCAGGGCGGCGTGCTGCCCAACATCCAGGCCGTGCTGCTGCCCAAGAAGACCGAGAAGCCCGTCAAAGCCAAGTAA
- the LOC114431901 gene encoding uncharacterized protein LOC114431901 isoform X2, with product MSGRGKGGKGLGKGGAKRHRKVLRDNIQGITKPAIRRLARRGGVKRISGLIYEETRGVLKVFLENVIRDAVTYTEHAKRKTVTAMDVVYALKRQGRRLGLSLHARSGQEKMARTKQTARKSTGGKAPRKQLATKAARKSAPATGGVKKPHRYRPGTVALREIRRYQKSTELLIRKLPFQRLVREIAQDFKTDLRFQSSAVMALQEASEAYLVGLFEDTNLCALANMSGRGKGGKGLGKGGAKRHRKVLRDNIQGITKPAIRRLARRGGVKRISGLIYEETRGVLKVFLENVIRDAVTYTEHAKRKTVTAMDVVYALKRQGRTLYGFGG from the exons ATGAGTGGACGTGGCAAAGGAGGAAAAGGACTCGGTAAGGGAGGCGCCAAGCGTCACCGTAAAGTCCTCCGTGATAACATCCAGGGAATCACCAAGCCCGCTATCCGCCGCCTGGCTCGCCGTGGTGGAGTGAAGCGTATCTCTGGTCTGATCTACGAGGAGACCCGCGGTGTGCTGAAGGTCTTCCTGGAGAACGTGATCCGTGACGCCGTCACCTACACCGAGCACGCCAAGAGGAAGACTGTGACCGCCATGGATGTGGTGTATGCTCTGAAGAGGCAGGGAC GCAggcttggattgagtctccacG CCCGCAGCGGCCAAGAAA aaatggcaAGAACCAAGCAGACCGCCCGTAAATCCACCGGAGGCAAAGCCCCCAGAAAGCAGCTGGCCACCAAGGCTGCCCGTAAGAGCGCCCCGGCCACCGGCGGCGTCAAGAAGCCTCACCGTTACAGGCCCGGTACCGTGGCTCTGAGAGAGATCCGTCGCTACCAGAAATCCACCGAGCTGCTGATCCGCAAGCTGCCCTTCCAGCGCCTGGTCAGAGAGATCGCTCAGGACTTCAAGACCGACCTgcgcttccagagctccgctgtcatggctctgcaggaggccagcgaggcttacctggtcggcctgttcgaggacaccaacctgtgcgcc CTAGCAAACATGAGTGGACGTGGCAAAGGAGGAAAAGGACTCGGTAAGGGAGGCGCCAAGCGTCACCGTAAAGTCCTCCGTGATAACATCCAGGGAATCACCAAGCCCGCTATCCGCCGCCTGGCTCGCCGTGGTGGAGTGAAGCGTATCTCTGGTCTGATCTACGAGGAGACCCGCGGTGTGCTGAAGGTCTTCCTGGAGAACGTGATCCGTGACGCCGTCACCTACACCGAGCACGCCAAGAGGAAGACTGTGACCGCCATGGATGTGGTGTATGCTCTGAAGAGGCAGGGACGCACTCTGTACGGCTTCGGCGGTTAA
- the LOC114431874 gene encoding histone H1-like, translated as MAEVAPAPAAAPAKAPKKKVSKPKKSGPSVGELIVKAVAASKERSGVSAAALKKALAAGGYDVEKNKSRVKIAIKSLVAKGTLVQTKGTGASGSFKMNKKAEPKAKKPAKKAAPKAKKPAAAKKPAAAKKPKKVAAKKPAAAKKSPKKAKKPAAAKKVAKSPKKVAPKKAPAAKKKAPAKKAAKPAAKPKAKKAAPKKK; from the coding sequence ATGGCAGAAgtagctccagctccagccgccgctccggccaAAGCTCCcaagaagaaggtctccaagccgaagaagtccggccccagcgtcggCGAGCTCATCGTcaaagctgtggccgcttccaaggagcggagcggcgtgtctgcagccgccctcaagaaggctctggctgccggaggatacgatgtggagaagaacaagTCCCGCGTCAAGATCGCCAtcaagagcctggtggctaaagggacTCTGGTCCAGACCAAGGGGACCGGGGCCTCCGGCTCCTTCAAGATGAACAAGAAGGCTGAGCCCAAGGCCAAGAAGCCCGCAAAGAAAGCCGCTCCTAAAGCCAAGAAGCCCGCAGCCGCCAAGAAACCCGCAGCGGCCAAGAAGCCCAAGAAGGTGGCAGCCAAGAAACCAGCAGCTGCTAAGAAGTCCCCCAAGAAGGCCAAGAAGCCCGCAGCGGCCAAGAAAGTGGCCAAGAGCCCCAAGAAGGTGGCTCCCAAAAAGGCCCCCGCTGCCAAGAAGAAGGCCCCCGCAAAGAAGGCAGCCAAGCCCGCAGCTAAGCCCAAAGCCAAGAAGGCAGCACCCAAGAAGAAGTGA